The following coding sequences are from one Vicinamibacterales bacterium window:
- a CDS encoding glycosyltransferase family 4 protein produces the protein MGTYVQHAARLLADAGERVHVVAHRWDGAPRRRDVSVDGRLIVHRLALDDAPAPAELSGPHASYAPLVAAALLASPYPTQAFAWQAARLVEQLVVDEPIDVIEAQEWEAPLAYFQLRRAAGLGPSVRPPCVVHVHSPTERIFAANGWDTAVADFAPAAALEAYSIQTADAVLCPSRFIADETIARYGLDPGRVTVVPYPRGDTPLVERSSEVWASPTVCHVGRLEPRKGVVEWAQAIAAVAPAHPAARFDFIGGDTPMAVTGGTTVGDVMRRHLPRAVRRQVRFHGSVDRAGVAALLGHASAAVVPSRWENFPYSCIEAMSTGLPVLASPHGGMRELVVDGESGWIAADATPEALARALARVLAVSGEAKQAMGRSAAATVRRVCDSASVVGQHLAWKSGLSARPIPVVHASRPSRPADDARAPAASDRVAWPVIACSPDGESAALDAARHAVAGGASGVVLTEAGATVDGGALDGVLAWMDREPALGLVSGWTLDDGSPARLVLPPVLARPLVLESGAASPAVLVRAEVVRACPAASRLALFDAAAASGWSSALWPGVLARGTGLGGVRPRRRYSSMALAVQRLHMPVLQWLRECSAEDRRRFVADGLKHPGRSVRWVADRAARVLRAGARQGPAEPPPSSSRRPPQVS, from the coding sequence ATCGGTACGTATGTGCAGCATGCGGCGAGGCTCCTGGCGGACGCCGGCGAACGCGTGCACGTCGTCGCCCACCGCTGGGACGGCGCCCCGCGCCGCAGGGACGTGTCCGTCGACGGCCGTCTGATCGTCCACAGGCTCGCCCTCGACGACGCCCCGGCGCCGGCCGAGCTCAGCGGCCCGCACGCGAGCTACGCGCCGCTCGTCGCCGCGGCCTTGCTCGCCTCGCCCTATCCGACCCAGGCCTTCGCCTGGCAGGCCGCGCGCCTGGTCGAGCAGCTCGTCGTCGACGAGCCCATCGACGTGATCGAGGCACAGGAGTGGGAGGCCCCGCTGGCCTACTTCCAACTCCGCCGCGCGGCCGGGCTCGGCCCGTCGGTGCGCCCGCCCTGCGTGGTGCACGTCCATTCGCCGACCGAGCGCATCTTCGCGGCCAACGGCTGGGACACGGCCGTGGCGGACTTCGCTCCCGCGGCGGCGCTGGAGGCCTATTCGATTCAGACGGCCGACGCCGTCCTGTGTCCGAGCCGCTTCATCGCCGACGAGACGATCGCGCGTTACGGTCTCGACCCGGGTCGGGTGACGGTGGTGCCGTATCCGCGTGGCGACACGCCCCTGGTGGAGCGTTCCTCCGAGGTATGGGCCTCGCCGACGGTGTGCCACGTGGGCCGGCTCGAGCCACGCAAGGGCGTCGTCGAGTGGGCCCAGGCCATCGCGGCGGTCGCGCCCGCGCATCCCGCGGCGCGGTTCGATTTCATCGGCGGCGACACGCCGATGGCGGTCACCGGCGGCACGACCGTGGGCGACGTGATGCGCCGTCACCTGCCGCGGGCGGTGCGCCGCCAGGTCCGGTTCCATGGTTCCGTCGACCGCGCGGGCGTGGCCGCACTGCTCGGGCACGCCTCGGCGGCTGTCGTGCCCTCGCGCTGGGAGAACTTCCCGTACAGCTGCATCGAGGCCATGTCCACCGGCCTGCCCGTGCTGGCGTCTCCGCATGGCGGCATGCGCGAACTCGTCGTCGACGGCGAGTCGGGCTGGATCGCGGCCGACGCGACGCCCGAGGCCCTCGCGCGCGCCCTCGCCAGGGTACTCGCCGTGTCTGGCGAGGCGAAGCAGGCCATGGGGCGCTCGGCGGCGGCCACGGTGCGACGGGTGTGCGACAGCGCGTCGGTCGTCGGCCAGCATCTGGCGTGGAAGTCCGGGCTCTCCGCTCGGCCCATTCCCGTCGTGCACGCCTCGCGGCCCTCGAGGCCGGCCGATGACGCGCGGGCGCCTGCCGCCTCGGATCGGGTGGCCTGGCCCGTCATCGCCTGCTCACCGGACGGCGAGAGCGCGGCGCTCGACGCCGCTCGCCACGCGGTGGCCGGCGGGGCGTCCGGCGTGGTGCTGACCGAGGCCGGGGCGACCGTGGACGGTGGTGCACTCGACGGGGTCCTGGCCTGGATGGACCGCGAGCCCGCCCTTGGACTCGTGTCGGGCTGGACTCTCGACGACGGGTCCCCGGCGCGCCTCGTCCTGCCGCCGGTGCTGGCCCGTCCGCTCGTCCTGGAGTCCGGTGCCGCCTCGCCCGCCGTCCTCGTGCGGGCCGAGGTGGTCCGCGCCTGTCCGGCCGCCTCGCGACTCGCGCTCTTCGACGCCGCGGCCGCCAGCGGGTGGAGCAGCGCCCTGTGGCCGGGCGTGCTGGCCAGGGGGACGGGCCTGGGCGGCGTGCGACCGCGCCGCCGCTACTCGTCGATGGCCCTGGCCGTCCAGCGCCTGCACATGCCGGTGCTGCAGTGGCTGCGTGAATGCTCGGCGGAGGACCGGCGCCGGTTCGTCGCCGACGGGCTCAAGCATCCGGGCCGCTCGGTCCGCTGGGTCGCCGATCGGGCCGCGCGCGTGCTCCGTGCGGGCGCGCGGCAGGGACCGGCCGAACCGCCGCCGTCGAGCAGCCGACGTCCGCCTCAGGTATCGTAA
- a CDS encoding glycosyltransferase family A protein: MSAPRVSVVIAAYNAGQFIEATCRSAMRQTFRALEIVVVDDGSTDDTADIVQALSAEDPRVRLLRQPNQGVAAARNLAIAESTGEYVAPLDADDLWDPTKIQRQVEALDAAAPAAAMAYCWWAWIDVVGRVLDRSPRWQVEGRVLDRLVEVNFTGSASVPLFRRDALEAAGGYDPVLRDNGCQGCEDWDVALRVAAAHPVVVVPATLVAYRRRDDSMSSACDTMWRSRLAVMHSLAERTPSITPAVLRRSKGQFALYLAGVSYWAGDTWGACRWALRSGPLRLLAAVTPHVARLLVRRPRAATDALMRVPEDIRLAHLDLPEPLIPYDRIYARYWQGRDPR; encoded by the coding sequence ATGTCCGCGCCCCGTGTCTCCGTCGTGATCGCCGCGTACAACGCGGGCCAGTTCATCGAGGCGACGTGCCGTTCGGCCATGCGGCAGACGTTTCGGGCCTTGGAGATCGTGGTGGTCGACGACGGGTCCACCGATGACACCGCCGACATCGTGCAGGCGCTGTCGGCGGAGGATCCGCGGGTGCGGCTCCTGCGACAGCCGAACCAGGGGGTGGCCGCCGCCCGCAATCTGGCCATCGCCGAGTCCACCGGCGAGTACGTCGCGCCCCTGGACGCGGACGATCTGTGGGATCCGACCAAGATTCAGCGCCAGGTGGAGGCCCTCGACGCGGCGGCGCCCGCGGCGGCGATGGCCTACTGCTGGTGGGCGTGGATCGACGTGGTGGGCCGGGTGCTGGATCGGTCGCCGCGCTGGCAGGTCGAGGGCCGCGTCCTCGATCGCCTCGTAGAGGTGAACTTCACGGGCAGTGCCAGCGTGCCGCTCTTCAGGCGCGACGCCCTCGAGGCCGCGGGTGGGTACGATCCCGTCCTGCGCGACAACGGCTGCCAGGGCTGCGAGGACTGGGACGTGGCCCTGCGCGTGGCCGCGGCGCATCCCGTCGTGGTCGTGCCCGCGACCCTGGTCGCCTACCGCCGCCGCGACGACAGCATGTCCTCGGCCTGCGACACGATGTGGCGCTCGCGCCTCGCCGTGATGCACAGCCTCGCGGAGCGGACCCCCTCGATCACGCCGGCGGTCCTGCGCCGGTCGAAGGGCCAGTTCGCGCTGTATCTCGCGGGGGTGTCGTACTGGGCGGGCGATACATGGGGCGCCTGCCGCTGGGCGCTCCGATCGGGGCCCCTGCGGCTGCTCGCCGCCGTGACGCCGCACGTCGCGCGACTGCTGGTCCGGCGCCCACGCGCCGCCACCGACGCGCTCATGCGGGTGCCAGAGGACATCCGTCTCGCGCACCTCGACCTGCCCGAACCGCTCATCCCGTACGACCGCATCTACGCGCGCTACTGGCAGGGGCGCGACCCGCGATGA
- a CDS encoding glycosyltransferase family 4 protein, which produces MAQDPLHSPAPRAGPPLRIALLSFEYPPETGFGGIGSYTWHHARGLAALGHEVHVLAGAREPTPLRSEQDGGVHVHRYWASGPMMGLFNGLGKFRLWWTRQRLQNAWSMYQGLRTLHHRHAFDVVEMPECGAEGALVTRLLDIPSVVRLHSPSRLIMGSYDVRRLDIEACSALEQPALRHATALTSCSRFLADEVTDKLGVLRQIAVITNGLDVGWFDQSSAPVAVFEKYQVPRRPLTIVFTGRMERRKGIHLLPEIAGHILERHDVSFVLAGADLFGYVQQTLLPALASRPLKGSIHWLGPLPLGDLRPLVAAADIFLLPSLWENCPYSCLEAMAAGRAIVCANQGGMPELIRHEENGLLAVTEDAASFTAQVERLVGDAELRRRLGRAARATLESRHDHVGIARQTVEVYRRVMRERPRGSR; this is translated from the coding sequence ATGGCCCAAGACCCCCTCCATTCCCCGGCGCCCCGTGCGGGTCCACCCCTGCGCATCGCGCTCCTGTCGTTCGAGTACCCGCCCGAGACCGGCTTCGGCGGCATCGGCTCCTACACGTGGCATCACGCGCGCGGCCTGGCGGCGCTCGGCCACGAGGTACACGTGCTGGCGGGCGCCCGCGAGCCGACGCCGCTTCGCTCCGAGCAGGACGGCGGTGTGCACGTGCACCGCTACTGGGCCAGCGGGCCGATGATGGGCCTGTTCAACGGCCTCGGGAAGTTCCGGCTGTGGTGGACGCGCCAGCGGCTGCAGAACGCGTGGAGCATGTACCAGGGCCTTCGAACGTTGCACCACCGACACGCCTTCGACGTGGTGGAGATGCCCGAGTGCGGCGCCGAAGGAGCGCTGGTCACGCGTCTGCTCGACATTCCGAGCGTGGTGCGCCTCCACTCGCCGTCCCGGCTCATCATGGGGTCGTACGACGTGCGGCGTCTCGACATCGAAGCCTGCTCGGCCCTCGAACAGCCGGCGCTCCGCCACGCCACCGCGCTCACGTCGTGTTCGCGGTTCCTGGCCGACGAGGTGACCGACAAGCTCGGCGTCCTGCGCCAGATCGCCGTCATCACCAACGGGCTCGACGTGGGGTGGTTCGACCAGTCGTCGGCGCCGGTGGCGGTCTTCGAGAAGTACCAGGTGCCGCGGCGGCCCCTGACGATCGTCTTCACCGGGCGCATGGAGCGGCGGAAGGGCATCCACCTGCTGCCCGAGATCGCCGGGCACATCCTGGAGCGCCACGACGTCTCGTTCGTGCTCGCCGGCGCCGACCTGTTCGGCTACGTCCAGCAGACCCTCCTGCCCGCGCTCGCGTCGCGGCCCCTGAAGGGCTCGATCCACTGGCTCGGACCGCTGCCGCTCGGCGACCTGCGTCCGCTCGTGGCCGCGGCCGACATCTTCCTGCTGCCCAGCCTGTGGGAGAACTGCCCGTACTCGTGCCTCGAAGCGATGGCGGCGGGCCGCGCCATCGTGTGCGCGAACCAGGGCGGCATGCCGGAGCTCATCCGGCACGAGGAGAACGGCCTGCTGGCCGTGACCGAGGACGCCGCGTCGTTCACGGCGCAGGTCGAGCGCCTCGTCGGCGACGCGGAACTGCGCCGTCGCCTCGGCCGGGCGGCCCGGGCCACGCTGGAGTCCAGGCACGATCACGTGGGGATCGCGCGCCAGACCGTCGAGGTCTACCGGCGGGTCATGCGCGAGCGGCCGCGCGGGTCGCGATGA
- a CDS encoding glycosyltransferase codes for MSVTHALLVTAANWFDVVRLAAAREPAADLALGHSRDDGAGPLAAVRFDELRAVHQTLGAWRETLTTVEPPPAVAHTLDALVAASRTIVRDRADAILAGAEQDVPTTTATLAFPDLDSPLLAEPARALTFLRSFLALGHSPSLLAWTRELIASPQAAEAVRQRAWLRLLVQKFVVDDDIPEFRSCLAAVYADAEAAPALLSAEAAAIAASGLSSLATLADTLALARPPRSTAWRARGPRRPAPGGGAADITVLVPAYRHEAFIEATLESVLAQTYPAFRIVVVDDRSPDDTAGRAASVADPRITVTVNQTNLGLGDSVLSALERIDTPYVALLNSDDVFTEDRLERCRARLEASPTAHVVATGVIPIDVDDRALSTDTLRPLFDGRRLADWVRWYADTSRVPPAADLVAELLERNFLVTSSNIVARTAFLRACAPALRGLQFCLDWQVFLLAAAAGGLEYDPAPMLGYRLHPSNTVWFDADRAVVYRLEANRVLAAALEAMRPAPGAGDAATAAFLGHLGRAARHSEAHGLAMTAVEVLSGQGLEAACAESSTVFAAVRALLSPPANAHGTRPDDERIRALAWHAAAEVAREEAAVAWRAEGAAQRAARERAAADREHAAALEAERRQSAEQAQRLQAALDSERQEAAERARHLQDALDDARAETARTAADAHAATVAAAAAAAAAQAEAIARLKSAPEWLLGDRLWNRLHLGRIGAPTVRALHEWRDWRNRTRLRLRGLARRVGLARPGAVVAACWSFPIHSQTFVYQEMTALAWTGLDCHVFCCDTNPRSELPAAFAGLWDQRLVMQTDWARGQEDLAHFRRTRPDRVDALLARLADATGRTPEALLQESIVLTGFTFARHVELAGTRYLHTYFFYDQSFIALMAAWLLQIPRGITAYADHMMGDYVFKLVPLHLETADIVVATSARIKRELGEIGGGRFDDKIIVKPNGIDVTRFRHVPAADRLALPGPPQLVAVNRIEPKKGLIHLVDAVDLLRTRGLPVTVNVVGGVDTNTPTSAACHRELVDRIAALGLQESVVLHGVKQQHEFAPIAAGSRLFVAPYVEVGSGDKDGIPTAVLEAMSTGLPIVATDAGSISEAARDGLEGVIVPQRDPAALADAIYRLLTDRDAYVRLADGARERAVTEFDIHVTERRLHERIRPYLDGGAAARA; via the coding sequence GTGTCGGTCACGCACGCGCTCCTCGTCACAGCCGCGAACTGGTTCGACGTGGTGAGGCTCGCGGCGGCGCGGGAGCCGGCCGCCGATCTGGCCCTGGGCCATTCCCGCGACGACGGCGCCGGTCCGCTGGCGGCGGTGCGGTTCGACGAACTGCGCGCGGTGCACCAGACGCTCGGCGCGTGGCGGGAGACGCTGACGACGGTCGAACCGCCCCCAGCCGTCGCACACACCCTCGATGCGCTCGTCGCCGCCAGCCGGACGATCGTGCGGGACCGCGCCGACGCGATCCTGGCTGGCGCCGAGCAGGACGTGCCCACCACGACCGCCACGCTGGCCTTTCCGGATCTCGACTCGCCGCTGCTCGCGGAGCCGGCCAGGGCACTGACGTTCCTCCGCAGCTTCCTGGCGCTCGGGCACTCTCCGTCACTGCTCGCCTGGACACGGGAGCTCATCGCTTCCCCGCAGGCCGCGGAGGCGGTCCGGCAGCGCGCCTGGCTTCGCCTGCTCGTTCAGAAGTTCGTCGTGGACGACGACATCCCCGAGTTCCGATCGTGTCTCGCCGCGGTCTATGCGGATGCCGAGGCAGCGCCGGCGCTGCTGTCGGCAGAGGCGGCGGCCATCGCGGCCAGCGGCCTGTCGTCGCTGGCCACCCTCGCAGACACACTCGCCCTCGCGCGCCCGCCCCGATCGACCGCCTGGCGCGCGCGCGGTCCGCGCCGTCCCGCTCCCGGCGGCGGGGCGGCCGACATCACGGTGCTGGTGCCCGCGTATCGCCACGAGGCCTTCATCGAAGCCACGCTCGAGAGCGTCCTCGCGCAGACCTACCCGGCCTTCCGGATCGTGGTGGTCGACGACCGGTCGCCCGACGACACGGCCGGCCGCGCCGCCAGCGTTGCCGACCCGCGGATCACGGTCACCGTGAACCAGACGAACCTCGGGCTCGGCGACAGCGTCCTGTCGGCCCTCGAGCGGATCGACACGCCGTACGTGGCGCTCCTCAACTCCGACGACGTCTTCACCGAGGACCGTCTCGAGCGCTGCCGCGCGCGACTCGAGGCCTCGCCGACGGCGCACGTCGTGGCGACGGGCGTGATCCCCATCGACGTGGACGACCGCGCCCTCTCGACGGACACGCTCCGCCCGCTGTTCGATGGGCGCCGCCTCGCCGACTGGGTTCGCTGGTACGCCGACACCAGCCGCGTGCCACCGGCCGCCGATCTCGTCGCCGAGCTGCTCGAACGTAACTTCCTGGTGACCAGCAGCAACATCGTGGCGCGGACGGCCTTCCTGCGGGCGTGCGCCCCGGCCCTGCGGGGCCTGCAGTTCTGCCTGGACTGGCAGGTGTTCCTCCTGGCGGCGGCCGCCGGCGGACTCGAGTACGACCCGGCGCCGATGCTCGGCTACCGGCTGCATCCCTCGAACACCGTGTGGTTCGACGCGGACCGTGCGGTGGTCTATCGGCTCGAGGCCAACCGCGTGCTCGCCGCGGCCCTCGAGGCCATGCGGCCCGCTCCAGGCGCCGGCGACGCCGCCACCGCGGCATTCCTGGGCCACCTCGGCCGCGCCGCCCGCCACTCCGAGGCGCATGGCCTCGCGATGACGGCCGTCGAAGTGCTGTCCGGTCAGGGTCTCGAGGCCGCGTGCGCGGAATCCAGCACGGTCTTCGCGGCCGTGCGGGCCCTCCTCTCGCCGCCGGCGAACGCGCACGGCACACGCCCTGACGACGAGAGGATCCGGGCGCTCGCCTGGCACGCCGCGGCCGAAGTCGCGCGGGAAGAGGCCGCCGTCGCCTGGCGAGCCGAGGGAGCGGCGCAGCGCGCGGCGCGTGAACGCGCCGCGGCCGACCGCGAGCACGCAGCCGCTCTCGAGGCCGAACGGCGGCAGTCGGCCGAACAGGCTCAGCGCCTCCAGGCCGCGCTCGACTCGGAGCGGCAGGAGGCCGCCGAGCGGGCCCGGCACCTGCAGGACGCCCTCGACGACGCGAGAGCCGAAACCGCGCGGACCGCTGCGGACGCCCACGCGGCGACGGTGGCCGCGGCCGCGGCCGCAGCCGCCGCGCAGGCAGAGGCCATCGCCCGTCTCAAGAGCGCGCCGGAGTGGCTGCTCGGCGATCGGCTGTGGAACCGGCTGCACCTCGGGCGGATTGGCGCCCCGACCGTCCGCGCGCTCCACGAGTGGCGCGACTGGAGGAATCGCACGCGGCTACGGCTGAGGGGCCTCGCCCGCCGCGTCGGCCTTGCCCGGCCGGGCGCCGTCGTGGCCGCCTGCTGGAGCTTCCCCATCCACTCGCAGACGTTCGTCTACCAGGAGATGACGGCGCTGGCCTGGACGGGCCTCGATTGCCACGTGTTCTGCTGCGACACGAATCCCAGGTCGGAGCTGCCGGCGGCCTTCGCGGGCCTCTGGGACCAGCGGCTCGTGATGCAGACCGACTGGGCGCGCGGCCAGGAGGACCTCGCCCACTTCCGACGCACGCGCCCGGATCGCGTCGACGCGCTGCTGGCCAGGCTGGCCGACGCCACGGGCCGGACGCCGGAGGCGCTGCTGCAGGAGTCGATCGTCCTCACGGGCTTCACCTTCGCGCGGCACGTCGAACTGGCCGGCACCCGCTACCTGCACACCTACTTCTTCTACGACCAGTCGTTCATCGCGCTGATGGCCGCCTGGCTCCTGCAGATCCCGCGCGGCATCACGGCCTACGCCGATCACATGATGGGCGACTACGTGTTCAAGCTCGTGCCCCTCCACCTGGAGACGGCGGACATCGTGGTGGCCACGAGCGCCCGGATCAAGCGGGAGCTCGGCGAGATCGGCGGCGGCCGGTTCGACGACAAGATCATCGTGAAACCGAACGGCATCGACGTGACGCGCTTCCGCCATGTCCCCGCGGCGGACCGGCTCGCGCTGCCGGGTCCGCCGCAGCTCGTGGCCGTCAACCGCATCGAGCCGAAGAAGGGCCTCATCCACCTCGTGGACGCGGTGGACCTGCTGCGGACGCGCGGCCTGCCGGTGACCGTGAACGTCGTCGGCGGCGTGGACACGAACACGCCGACCAGCGCCGCCTGCCATCGCGAGCTCGTGGACCGCATCGCGGCGCTCGGCCTGCAGGAGTCGGTCGTCCTCCACGGCGTGAAGCAGCAGCACGAGTTCGCGCCGATCGCGGCCGGCTCGCGCCTGTTCGTCGCGCCGTACGTGGAAGTCGGAAGCGGCGACAAGGATGGCATTCCGACGGCCGTGCTCGAGGCGATGTCCACGGGCCTGCCGATCGTGGCCACCGACGCCGGGTCGATTTCCGAGGCGGCCCGCGACGGCCTCGAGGGCGTGATCGTGCCCCAGCGCGATCCGGCGGCGCTGGCCGACGCGATCTACCGGCTGCTGACCGACCGTGACGCCTACGTCCGCCTGGCCGACGGCGCACGCGAACGCGCCGTGACGGAGTTCGACATCCACGTCACGGAACGGCGCCTGCACGAGCGCATCCGGCCCTACCTCGACGGCGGCGCCGCCGCGAGGGCCTGA
- a CDS encoding HEAT repeat domain-containing protein, with product MDHTCRQNQPIRWIARTFGALFLVCALQAPAIAQGIVVSWANERLSVTATNAPLADVLREVALRTGSKIVGLEQATERVTIDVRDATLSRVLHELLSDVDVNYVYRARPATRTGVAMWLAGATAPRASACPAGGCSGSGVIAVDGAAAPLTTSWTTDPGPVDNVARLTAEGAFGAGATQASLIGLTKDPDFNVRIMAIQTLALQMTPEGVAAIRDALNDEHPFVRGEALGLLADAGSGPAATALVGELIEHPNPEVRETAAIVLGEREGEEARFLLERALGDEDGAVRGLAAQSLKQKQLSERPKR from the coding sequence ATGGACCACACCTGTCGGCAGAACCAACCCATCCGCTGGATCGCCCGCACGTTCGGCGCTCTGTTCCTGGTGTGCGCGCTTCAGGCTCCTGCGATCGCTCAAGGGATCGTCGTGTCGTGGGCGAACGAGCGGCTGTCCGTGACGGCGACAAACGCGCCGCTGGCCGACGTGCTGCGTGAGGTCGCCCTGCGGACGGGGTCGAAGATCGTGGGCCTGGAGCAGGCCACCGAGCGCGTGACGATCGACGTGCGCGATGCCACGCTGTCCCGCGTGCTGCACGAGCTTCTGTCGGACGTGGACGTGAACTACGTGTACCGCGCGCGGCCCGCGACCCGCACCGGTGTGGCGATGTGGCTGGCCGGCGCCACGGCTCCGCGGGCGTCGGCGTGCCCCGCCGGCGGTTGCAGCGGTTCGGGCGTCATCGCGGTGGACGGTGCGGCCGCGCCGTTGACCACGTCGTGGACCACGGACCCCGGTCCCGTCGACAACGTCGCGCGCCTGACCGCGGAAGGCGCCTTCGGTGCCGGCGCCACGCAGGCATCGCTCATCGGGCTCACGAAGGACCCGGACTTCAACGTGCGGATCATGGCGATCCAGACGCTGGCGCTCCAGATGACCCCCGAGGGCGTCGCCGCGATCCGCGACGCACTGAACGACGAGCATCCGTTCGTGCGGGGCGAGGCCCTCGGGCTGCTGGCCGACGCCGGGTCGGGCCCCGCGGCCACGGCCCTGGTCGGCGAACTGATCGAGCACCCGAACCCCGAGGTGCGCGAGACGGCCGCCATCGTCCTGGGCGAGCGGGAAGGGGAGGAGGCGCGCTTCCTGCTGGAGCGCGCGCTGGGTGACGAGGACGGCGCGGTGCGAGGCCTCGCGGCGCAGTCCCTGAAGCAGAAGCAGCTGAGCGAGAGGCCAAAACGGTAG